CCGAAAACTGCCGCGCGATCTCCTCAAGCACTTCGAAGCCGGGCGCGTGATAGCCATCGTCATTCGTCAGGAGGATGCGCATTATGCGGCGGGCTCGAGCTTCGTCACCCCGCCCATATAGGGCGCAAGCGCATCGGGCACCAGCACGCTGCCGTCTTCCTGTTGGTAGTTTTCGATCACCGCGACGAGGGTGCGCCCGACCGCGAGGCCCGATCCGTTCAGCGTGTGGACGAATTCGGTCTTCTTGCTGCCTTCGGGGCGATAGCGTGCATTCATCCGCCGCGCCTGGAAATCGCCGGTGTTCGAGCACGAGGAAATCTCGCGATAGGCGCCTTGCCCCGGAAGCCAGACCTCGAGATCGTAGGTCTTGCGCGCGCCAAAGCCCATGTCGCCGGTGCATAGCAGCATCTTGCGATAAGGCAGGCCCAGGGCCTGGAGGATCGCCTCGGCCGCCTCGGTCATGCGCTCGTGCTCGGCCTCGCTATCCCCGGGGCGCACGATGCTGACCAGCTCGCACTTCTCGAACTGGTGCTGGCGGATGAAGCCGCGCGTGTCCTTGCCCGCCGCCCCTGCTTCGGAACGGAAGCAAAGGGTGAGGCCGGTGAGCCGCATCGGCAGCGCATCCTCGTCGAGGATCTCGCCCATGACGCTGGCGGTGAGCGAAACTTCGGAGGTCGGGATAAGCCAGCGATCGTCGGTGGTGCGGAAGCTGTCTTCGGCAAATTTGGGCAACTTGTCGGTGCCGTACATGGCCTCGTCGCGCACCAGCACCGGCGGGTTGTTTTCGGTATAGCCGTATTCCTTGGTCTGCCGGTCGATCATGAACTGGCCGAGCGCGCGGTGGAGCCGCGCCATGTCGCCGCGCAGGAAAGTGAAGCGCGCGCCCGAAAGCCTCGCGCCAGTCTCGAAATCCATCCCCAGTGCCGGCGCAATGTCGGCGTGCTCGCGCGGCTCGAAGGCAAAATCGCGCTTTTCGCCCCAGCTCGAGATCTCGACATTGTCGCTCTCGTCCGCGCCATCGGGCACATCGTCCGCGGGCAGGTTCGGAATGCGCGCGAGCATGTCGGTCAGCTTTTCGCCTAGCTCGCGCTCGCGCGCTTCGATTGCGGGCATCTCCTGCTTGATCTGGGCGACCTCGGCCTTCAGTTCTTCGGCCTTGTCCCTGTCACCCTGTCCCATAGCCTGGCCGATGGCTTTGCTCGCCTCGTTGCGGCGGGCCTGCATTTCCTGCAGCCTGGTCGTGAGCGCACGGCGTTCTTCGTCGAGCGCAAGGATTTCCTTGGCCACTGGTCCTTCTCCGCGCCGCGCGAGCGCCGCGTCAAAACCTTCGGGATCGTCTCTGATCAGGCGAATATCGTGCATGGATCGGCGCTATGCCCGCTCGGCAGCGCAAATTCCAGCAGCGATTTGGCTCTTTTCAAGCGCCTAAAGCGTAGACACCGATCTAGCCGCAGTTGCCCGCAGTCAGGTCCGTGAGCATGTATTCACGCCGAGCAACGAATAGGCCGGGCAGCGTCCGGCCAGCCCGGTAATGAGCGGGATCAGGCCGAGCCAGCCCCAAGGGGTTTGCGGTCCGACGAATACGAGAGCGACCAGAACCAGTCCGAGCACGATGCGGATGATCCTGTCTGCATTGCCGACATTGGCTGTGAGCATGGCTATTCTCCTAAGCTGACACTGGCGACAATGCGCTCCGAAGCTTTGCCGGGCATTGATCTGGGTCAATTCTGTGTGAGGCAGACCAAACGACATTCTCGTGCGACAAAATTCGGAACACGAAGGGCCATTCGACCGTTGGTTTGTCAAAGGAGATCAACACCATGCTGAAGAACGTTATCGGAGCCGTGCTCGGCTCAAAACTCGCCCCCAAAAGCCCGACCACCGGCAGTGCAACCGGCGCGATGCTGGCAAGTGCGGTACCATTCGTGCTCTCTCGTTTCAGCATCCCGACGATGCTTGCGGTGGGCGCGGGCGGCTATCTGATCAAGCGCCATCTGGACAAGAAAGCGGCAAATGAGCAGCCGCCAGAGCAAAAGGATGCGCTGAAGTCGAAAGCGACAGGCAAACGCACCAAGACTGCGAAAAAGGCTGTCGATGCAGGGATCGTCAATCCGCCACCGGGCGGCGCGACAAACGGTTCAGGCAAGACCCCCGGCGCCAGCGCAGGCGCTGCGGCCTAAGAACTTAGCGACCCGCGAATGCAAAGGCCCCCGGCTCTCGGATGCGAGAGCCGGGGGCCTTCTCGTCTTGGGGACGACGATTTCAGAAGCTGACTTCGGCGGTGACGAAGACGCGGCGCGGATCGCCGTAGAACCCGGTCAATGTGCCTTCGAGACCGAGCGTGGGCGTGAAGGGTGTGCCCGGCGGGAAACCGCCCGCGACGAAATTGTAGCCCGCGACGATGTATTCCTTGTCGAGCAGGTTTTTCCCGTGCACCCCAATCGAGAACAGCCCGCTGTCGAGCGTGTACACCACGCTCGCATCGACGAGCACGAAGCCGTCCTGATCGAGGAACGGGTTCGGCGCTTCAAACTGGCTGGCATCGGAGCGCAGCGAAGCGCTACCGAGAAAATCGAGCATTCCGTCGGCGACGGGCACGCCGAGCACGAAGCCCATATGCGCGGTAATCTCGGGCGTGTTTTGGAAGACTCGCTGATCCGCGACGTCGTTGCCGAATGCGTCGATGAAGGTGTTGAATTTCGCATCGAGCACGCCGAGCGACCAGTTGACGTTCAGGCGGCTGCGATCGCCGGCAAAATCGCGTCCGACAAGTGCATTCCCCTCGAACTCGAATCCGTTCACGTCTGCGCTCGCCGCGTTCGAAGTTATGCCGATGAAGCTGTCGTTTACTCCGTCGCCATTGGTATCCAGCCCCACGGATCCGGGGATCTGAACATCGTTGTACTGGCCCAGGAAGGCTGCAAGCGCGATGTTCAGCCTATTGTCGAGCAGCGAGGCCTTCCAACCGAGCTCATAACTGTCGACAGTTTCCGGAGCGAAGCGCAGGAATTCGAACTGATCGTCGAAATCCACGTCTCCATCGCCATCGAGATCGGGTGCGGCGGTGGTCTGACCGCGCGGGTCGAACCCGCCGCCCTTGAAGCCCTGCGAGTAGGTGAAATAGAAATTGTGATCGGGCGTCGGCCGGAAGCTGATCGAGGCGCGCGGGTTGAAATCCTCGAACGTCTCCGAGCCTTCGAAATCGCTGGTGACTGCAATCGGGATCGCCGGGCTGTTCGGCACGAACAGGTCGGAGAAACCGCCGATAAAGGTCGTGCGCAGCACGCGGCTGGTGCGCTTGTCGTTGGTGTAGCGCCCGCCGACCGAGATGCTTAGCCTGTCGGTGATGTCGAACGTGAAGTCGCCGAAGACCGACCAAGTCTCGGTCCCGACATCCCCCAGTGTCTGGGCGTTGAGGCCGGGCAGGCTAATGAGGTCTCCGGTGGTGAACAGCGCGACGTCGAACGCAGTGAAGGCGCTTGCGTCGAGATAGTAGAATCCGACCACGCCAGAAAGCCTGTCGCCTTCGTAGAGGAGCTGAAGTTCCTGGCTGAACTGGTCGTTCTCGTAGATTGCAGGAACGTCGAGGTCGGCGGCGGGAAGGCTGTCGAAATCGATCGGGGTCGTCGATTTGTCCTCGCGATATCCGGTGATCGATTTTAGCGTGATCTCGTCGGTCAGGTCGAGCGCGATATTGAGCGCGCCGCCATAGGCCTCGACCTCCTGGTCGACGATGTTGAGCCCTGCGCGGGTGTCGAACACGTCGTCGAGCACCGGTGCGCCGGAGAACAGCCCCGGGATCAGGCGCGAGCCCTGACGCGCCTCGCTGTTATCCTTCACGTAGTCGCCCGACAGGCGGATGAAGAGCGGGCCGCTGTCGAATTCGATCGTGCCGCGTGCTGCCCAGACGTCCTTGTTGTAGTTCTCGGTGCCGAGATTGAGGTTTTCGCCGAAACCGCCGCGCGAGAGGCGCGCGCCGCTTGCGCCGACGTTGAGGCTGTCGGTGAGAGGGGTCGATGCGGTGACGATCAGATCTGCTTGGTCGTAGGAGCCGTAGGTACCGCGAATTTTCAGGCTCGGATCGTCTGGCAACCTGGCGGTCACATACTTGATCGCGCCGCCGATAGTGTTGCGGCCGTAGAGCGTGCCTTGAGGCCCCCGCAGAATTTCGATCCGCTCGACATCGTAGACGTCGAGCACGGCGGCTTGCGGGCGATTGAGGTATACATCGTCGACATACAGCCCGACACCTGCCTCGAAGCCTGCGACCGGGTCCTGTTGTCCGACCCCGCGGATGAAGGCGGTGAGAGTGGTGTTGGTGCCGCGGCTCACCTCGAGCGTGATATTCGGCACCTCCTGAGCGACCTGCGTGAGGTCCTGCACGCCTTTTTGCTCCAGAGCTTCGCCCGAGATCGCCGTGACCGAGAGCGGGACTTCGATCAGCGCCTCTTCGCGCCGACGGGCGGTGACGATGATACCTTGGCCCTGCGTCTCCGCGACGGTCGCTACGGTTTCTTCCTCGTTGTCCTGAGCAGCGACGGGCGCGGCGAAACCGGCAAACGTCGCGCAGCCTGCCAGTAGAACGGCGCGGGTGGCGAATATGGCTTTCATAGTTTGGTCCTCTCCCAAAACCTCTTGGAAGCGAGCAATATTGAAAGTTGAACCAACTTTCAAGTTGGCTATTGTGAAAAGGTCCTGCCTTGCTTAGGCATGGTGCAGGGGAGAGACGGCAATGGCGGCCACCAGGGCTTCGCAGAATGACAGCAGGACCCCGCGCACCGAGCGCGGTCGACGAACGCTTCGCAAGCTGCTCGATGCCTCGGCCGTCGAGTTCGGGGAAAAGGGGTTTCACGAAGCTTCGGTAAGTTCGATCACCCGCAGGGCCGGCGTCGCGCTAGGCAGTTTCTACACCTATTTCGAAAGCAAGGACGCGCTGTTCCGTGCGCTCGTCGCGGACATGAGTGAAAACGTGAAGTCTTCCGCAAGGGCGGCATTGTCGGATGACATGGCGCCGCTCGAGATCGAGCGCGCTGCGCTCGCGGCGTTTCTCGAATTTGCGAGCGAGCACAAGGAGATCTACCGCATCATCGACGAAGCGGAGTTCGTCGATCCGGCAAGCTACCGCGACCACTACGAGACCATCGCAGAACGGATCGAGGCGCGCCTCAAGGCAGGCTCTGAAATCGGTGATTTCCGCGAAGGGCTTGGCGAGGTCGAAGCGTGGGCGATCATGGGAATGAATGTTTTCGTGGGGCTGCGCTATGCCGTGTGGGGCGATGGCGAACGATCCTCGTCGGAGATCGCGGATGCGGTAAACGGGTTGCTAGCCAAAGGAATAGCCGAACGCCGCTGAGCCAGAACGCCTTTGCAGAACGATCCCGCCTTCGATGAAAGGTCTTGCGTACACGCATACCTGTCAGGATAGTCGCGCGGGGCGCGCAGCTAGAGGGGGCACGATGGGCCAGATTGTAGCAGGCATCGCCATTTCGTTCGGACTGGTCGCGGCCAGCCTTTACCTTCATTTCAGGGTCTTGCGAGCGATGAGCCTGCATTTCTCGAAGCCCAAACCCACGATCAAGCGTCCGATGATGATGGTGATGACTGCCATCTTCCTTACACATGTGGCGGAGATCGCGCTGTTCGCCGTCGCTTACTCGATCATGGGATTCGCCGGGCTCGGCCAATTGTCCGGCGCGTACCATTCGACCCCTGTCGATTATTTCTACTTTTCGATCGCGACCTATTCGACCCTCGGCATTGGCGACATTTTTCCAGATGGCGCCATGCGCATGGTGGCGGGTATCGAGGCGCTTGCCGGCCTGCTGCTGATCGCCTGGAGCGCTTCGTTCACCTACCTGATGATGGAGCGATTGTGGGCCAAAGAAAACGGCGAAGAGACTTGATCCGGTTTGGCCATCTTCAAACCGGCACAGTAATGTGCTTGCCGCTGAATACCGATTGCCACGCCTCTATTTCCGACACGACGACGTCGGCGGTCGCATGCGCGAGTTCGGCGACGCGGGCGTAATCCAGCTCGCCGTCAGCCGCACTCTTGAGCAGCTCGATCCTGTTCGCGATGGCCGACAGCCGCTGGTTCGTCACGTCCGAGATCGATGCAAACCGTTCGAAGTCGCCGAAAAACCGCATTCCTGCAATCGCAGCACCGAAGGTCGGAAAGGCCACGCCGAGTACAGTGAACGTCTTGGAGGTCGCTGAGACCAGCTCCGGCTCGACCAAGCCCAGTTTCGATCCAAGTTTCAGCGTCAGATACGCCGCGACCGATAGGATCGCGAGCTTGAAGAGCAGTTCCGAAAGCTCATCGAGCCTGTGATGGACGGTGCGCAGGCGCTTCGCCTTGAGCGCGTGGTAATCCCGCTGAGGCTCGACGTGCTCGTCAAGCAGCAAGGTAAGGTATCTGCGCAGATACTCCGAAGTGATTGTCGTCCGAGGCAGACCTATGCGGCGCAGGCTGTGTCTCGCCACCCACTCGGGCCAGCTCGTTTCGGTACCGGTCGGCCATCGACCCGGTGGGCGCGAAACACCCAGCAGCAGCATGAAAGGGCTGTGCCGGAAATATTCCGCCACGCGGCGCGTCTCGAACCATCGCCCGTGCCAACGGCCGCGCACACCGCGCCAGGTCAAGAGGACGATTGCCAGCAGTACGCCGAACTCGAACAGCGCGAAGATCCATTTGTCGTCGGGATCGACTAACGGCAAGTAAGCAACGCCGCCAACAATCGCGATTGCGGAGAGTAAAAAGCTGATGGTCATGCCGCCGCGGTACCGGTCGGAAAGCTTGGCCGAGATTCCGTCGGCCCAAGCAAAATTGTACAAGGCTTTGGTTTTCAGATCATCGAGATGCTGCCTGTCGACCCCGGGCAGCGCCTCTGCGGTTGCAATCAGCGCGGCGGCGCTTCCGGTACCGATGTCTTCGGGTTTTTCATACGTTTGCTTGATCGAGGCGAAAGCCTTTCCCGCCCCGCCGAAGAGAGTCTCGACGCGTCGGTATCCGTGGCTCGCAGGAGAACTGCGGTCCTCCCATCCAGCCCCGTACAGGGCGGTAAGCCCTTGCTTCGCAGGGCCATTATCGTGCAGCGGCGCATTCGGCAGCATCACGTCTTCCACGATTGCTTCCAATACAGCCTTGCGCCGCTCGGTCGGCGGATCGTGAGACAGGGTCGCGAGCGATTCCGGCGAATGAAGGAACCGCCAATCCTCCGGCCTTTCAGGATCTATCCAAATCACCGGCGATCCCATTTCGAGCGTCTGGGCGATCGTATGGCCGGTTCCGCCAAGACTGGCAGTGGACACTCCGTCCCAGACCCCGACGACGAGATCGGATTGTTCCACTATGATCCGACCGGCCAGCGCCGCGCGTATTGAGCTCTCCACCGTAAAGCGCTGGCTTGCCTGAAAGTCGCTCGGCGCATCGAGCATGGCCAGATAGAGCTTTGCAATCCGCTCGTCCTGGTCGGCGAGAGCAAAGGTGCGCGCCTGATGCGTCATCGCCACGATGCGGTCGGCGCGCGCCTTCGTTTCAGTGTTTGCAGGGTCGTCTCCGGCGAGCAGCGCGCGGGCATCGGCTGCGTCTTCGGGAAGCGAGTTAATCGCAAGATTGAGCCTTTCGCCGAACGGCAGCGGGCTTACGAGTTCCCAGCCTCGCTCGATTGCAAGATATGCCGCAGCCTGGTCCGCGCCATCGACCATCAGCGTGTTGAGCCGCGTGGTGGCGCGCTTCAGCCCGCTGGATTGTCCGTCCGTTTCGGATATGAGCCTGTCGATGCGGTCGAAGATCTCGCCCAGGACCGCCTCTATTCGCCCTTCCTGTGCTGCATATCCGCCATGCGAGAGTCGATGACCGGTAATGCCGATGCTGAACCCTATTTCGGGCAAGGGCGGCGGAGTGACCGCGGGATTGCGCCTAGCCATCGAGACCCCCTAACCACCATTCGACAAAATGCACTGCAGGTTGTGTGGCACATCTGCACGGGATTATGAAACCTTTGCTGCTCGCGGCTTCTGGCAAGGGATGTCGCGACGACTCCCTCGTTGGATAGTTTTGCATTTCCGGGGAATCCCCTATCAGGGGGGCAGTTGGGGAAAACGGGAGGGGCCTGTGAAGGACATATTCCTCTCATATAATCGGGAAGACCAGGCTGCGGCGAACCTGTTCGTCCGCGGCTTTGAGGCTGCGGGCCTCACAGTCTGGTGGGACCGACAGCTGCGCGCTGGCGAGGCATATGACGAGGTGACGGAAAACGCGCTGCGCGACGCGCGCGCGGTCGTCGTCCTCTGGTCGGAAAAGGCGGTTGCGTCGCGCTGGGTCCGTGCCGAAGCGACGCTCGCCCAGCGGTGCGGTACCTTCGTCCCCTGCATGATCGAGCCGTGCGAGCGCCCGATCATGTTCGAGCTTACCCAGACTGAGGATCTCAGCCACTGGGAAGGCGATGCGGACGACGCGGGCTGGAACGCTTTTGTCATACATGTCCGTGACGTGGTTGAGAGGATGAGGCCTACTCAAACCGTGCCTCTTGCGCGGCCGGAAGCGGCAAAACGAACCGCCCCGGCTGGAAGGGTGAGCGAGCGGCGCCAGATCACCTTCGTCTCGGCTGCGCTATGCGAGGGCGATATACTGGCATCGAC
The Erythrobacter sp. THAF29 DNA segment above includes these coding regions:
- a CDS encoding DUF2892 domain-containing protein, with product MLTANVGNADRIIRIVLGLVLVALVFVGPQTPWGWLGLIPLITGLAGRCPAYSLLGVNTCSRT
- a CDS encoding potassium channel family protein, with the translated sequence MGQIVAGIAISFGLVAASLYLHFRVLRAMSLHFSKPKPTIKRPMMMVMTAIFLTHVAEIALFAVAYSIMGFAGLGQLSGAYHSTPVDYFYFSIATYSTLGIGDIFPDGAMRMVAGIEALAGLLLIAWSASFTYLMMERLWAKENGEET
- the serS gene encoding serine--tRNA ligase — encoded protein: MHDIRLIRDDPEGFDAALARRGEGPVAKEILALDEERRALTTRLQEMQARRNEASKAIGQAMGQGDRDKAEELKAEVAQIKQEMPAIEARERELGEKLTDMLARIPNLPADDVPDGADESDNVEISSWGEKRDFAFEPREHADIAPALGMDFETGARLSGARFTFLRGDMARLHRALGQFMIDRQTKEYGYTENNPPVLVRDEAMYGTDKLPKFAEDSFRTTDDRWLIPTSEVSLTASVMGEILDEDALPMRLTGLTLCFRSEAGAAGKDTRGFIRQHQFEKCELVSIVRPGDSEAEHERMTEAAEAILQALGLPYRKMLLCTGDMGFGARKTYDLEVWLPGQGAYREISSCSNTGDFQARRMNARYRPEGSKKTEFVHTLNGSGLAVGRTLVAVIENYQQEDGSVLVPDALAPYMGGVTKLEPAA
- a CDS encoding TetR/AcrR family transcriptional regulator; the protein is MAATRASQNDSRTPRTERGRRTLRKLLDASAVEFGEKGFHEASVSSITRRAGVALGSFYTYFESKDALFRALVADMSENVKSSARAALSDDMAPLEIERAALAAFLEFASEHKEIYRIIDEAEFVDPASYRDHYETIAERIEARLKAGSEIGDFREGLGEVEAWAIMGMNVFVGLRYAVWGDGERSSSEIADAVNGLLAKGIAERR
- a CDS encoding TonB-dependent receptor; amino-acid sequence: MKAIFATRAVLLAGCATFAGFAAPVAAQDNEEETVATVAETQGQGIIVTARRREEALIEVPLSVTAISGEALEQKGVQDLTQVAQEVPNITLEVSRGTNTTLTAFIRGVGQQDPVAGFEAGVGLYVDDVYLNRPQAAVLDVYDVERIEILRGPQGTLYGRNTIGGAIKYVTARLPDDPSLKIRGTYGSYDQADLIVTASTPLTDSLNVGASGARLSRGGFGENLNLGTENYNKDVWAARGTIEFDSGPLFIRLSGDYVKDNSEARQGSRLIPGLFSGAPVLDDVFDTRAGLNIVDQEVEAYGGALNIALDLTDEITLKSITGYREDKSTTPIDFDSLPAADLDVPAIYENDQFSQELQLLYEGDRLSGVVGFYYLDASAFTAFDVALFTTGDLISLPGLNAQTLGDVGTETWSVFGDFTFDITDRLSISVGGRYTNDKRTSRVLRTTFIGGFSDLFVPNSPAIPIAVTSDFEGSETFEDFNPRASISFRPTPDHNFYFTYSQGFKGGGFDPRGQTTAAPDLDGDGDVDFDDQFEFLRFAPETVDSYELGWKASLLDNRLNIALAAFLGQYNDVQIPGSVGLDTNGDGVNDSFIGITSNAASADVNGFEFEGNALVGRDFAGDRSRLNVNWSLGVLDAKFNTFIDAFGNDVADQRVFQNTPEITAHMGFVLGVPVADGMLDFLGSASLRSDASQFEAPNPFLDQDGFVLVDASVVYTLDSGLFSIGVHGKNLLDKEYIVAGYNFVAGGFPPGTPFTPTLGLEGTLTGFYGDPRRVFVTAEVSF